A window of Malania oleifera isolate guangnan ecotype guangnan chromosome 2, ASM2987363v1, whole genome shotgun sequence genomic DNA:
TCTCCTTTGTGGCTCTAATGCCCTTCGAAGCCCAAATCTCCTCTCCAACTGAATTTGCTGTAGCCCACTGCTGACCAGTCAAGGAAAGAGCTAATTCCGCATGTTCCTTGTCCAGGGGCGGTGGAGAAGAATGTAGTTGATTGATTTTGTGTTAGCCATACAGAGAAAACACTGATTTGAAGATTGTCAAGGGTTTAAATATTTCCATGTATGGACTCCCAAGCAAAAAAGACAACCTTTAAAGGGGCTGTTGTCCTCCAAATGTGAGTTTAAGGGGAGTTATTGCAATTTGTTCCCAATGGTGAgagcttacaaaaatatttaacaGAGATAATGCCATTTTTGTCCAAAGCCTATTTTGGCTCATTGGGGATGTTTTAGACACAGAAATTTTATAGAAATTTGTAGAATTCTGAATGTATGTGAAGTTCCCAATATGCCTTGTTCCTTGTAAAAGTAATGTCCCAGAAAATTCTCTAATTAGTGATTAGAAGATGATGATTGAAAAGGCATTTCTGTCACAAGCCAAGTTGTAGATGGAAGGAAATGCAACTCTATTACAGTTATTGCGCCACACATCATACCGAAAGTAAACATTGGCCCCATTACCCACTTGAAATGtcacaaattgaaaaaaaatcatTGGATCCTTTCTTGATGAATTTCCAAACATTATAGGGACCTCTTCCATTTTGTGTTGTCCAATCATTGTGCTCTTGCCCATATCTAAATCAATAATATTCCACCAAAGGTGGTCTTTTCTCCTTCATGaatctccataaccacttcccGAGGGGGGCTTTATTGGAAGTGAGAAGGGATTTCAACCTTAGAACTCCTGAATAAATGTGTTGTTTGACCACCCCCCATTTGACAAGGTGGTATTTAAACTCCTCCCCTAATCCTCCTCAAGAAATCTTCTCTTAATTCCCTCCAATCTCCTAGCAACTAAGGCCAGTAAGGGAAGTAGAGACATGAAGTGTTAATATTCCCATAGCTTTTCGAGAATGATTTATGGAACCCCCCCCCGGGGGGGGGCGGTGGTTGGGATAGAAGAagtaaaaaatggaaaaattttTATCTTTTGTTGTAACAATTGTAATAGAAGGTATCTGTGACGGCTGCCATCTAAAAATTTGTTACATAAGGGTTGCAACCGCTATTTAAAAGCATGAGGTGAGATTATCACCTTTATTCAAGCTCTTCTTTCTAGTATCCTTGCTTATACTTAAATTCTAGTAGGGGTAGGTAGGTATATTGAGAGCATCATTAGAGATTTTCTTTGGTTTGGGTGAGAAGAAGGATCATTTGGTTATTTCAAAGATTATTTGTGGGTCTAAGAAGAGGAGGGTTTGAGGCTTGGTAAGTTGGTGTCCAAAAACATTGCTTTAATGGGTAAATGGATTTGGTGGTTTGATGGTTTCCTTCTGAGGAGAATTCCCTATGGCCCAAAGCTATTACAAGTAAATTTTGGAATGTAGGTAAGTGGATGGATGCaaatatgggtttaaaatgttcCTTTGAGAGCCTATGGAGTACATCAAAGTTGTGGATAATGGTTCTCTCATTCGTTATTGGACGACATTTGGGTGGGCAATTTTTGCACTTATCCTTTCCTTTGCATGTATTGGCCTTACACATTGTATAATGGAGTTATTTCTTCAATTTTGAGTTCTAATTGGGATGAGCTCTCTTGATATTTTCCCATTTTTATAGGTTTACTAATGACAAGGAGGTGCTAGAGTGTTCTTCTTTGTTGTGCTTGTTGGAGGGATGTCGTCCTTCCATTAGGAGGGACTATGGGTTATGTGTTCTTGATCCATGGTGGGATTGTTCTTGTTTCTTTCTTTGAGCATTTGATTCTCGAAAACATGTCATTTTCGCTTCATTGTATaattggaaggccaaagtcccctcTAAGATTAATGCTTTTATTTGGTTAGTTGATCTTGATAGAGTTAACACTAACAATCTATTGAAGATTTGTGGAAGGCTTTTTAAAGCTTTATCTttggatttttgtattttatgttttgacatttcatAATTTTCTTCTTACCTTTACTCACATTGTCCCTTTTCTTGGACGGTTAGAATAAGTATTTTGGATTTTTCGAAGAGAGTTGGGTTTGTCGGTTGAGGATTTCTTGCCGTATTTATTATGAGATTGTAGGAGTAGAAGTGGTTCAGATTTGTGGAAATGTGGGGATTTTTTGCTGTTTGTGGGGCATATGGTTGGGACAAAATGCGTTTATATTCATGTGGAAGAAGACATCTTGATCTACGCTTTGGGATAGGTTTCAGTATGTGGCCTCATTGTGGACTTTTGCAGCTGGTTGTTTCATCAggatgccattttttttttttggatttacaGCATGATTGGATGTGTTGTTGTTCAGTTTTGATTTTTTCTTCTATGTTCTCTTCACATCTGAGGCAGGTTTCTTATGCTTCTCCCTGTATAATCTTTTttcttcaaagattttttttttttccaataacaaaaaaaaaggaaaaagaaggaacGGAAGCTTAGTTGACACTGTACTACAAAAAGGGTATACATTCTTTGAGAGGGTTGGAGTAACTAATTACTTTGTTTCAGATACAGATAGCATGTTTGAATTAAGTCCATGCATGCTTGAGAAGGCCTTGAGAACACCCTTCTCAACTAATGGCTAGTGGATGGTATATGCAGAAGTGAAATTAAAAAGGTATGTTATTTTGTTAAAAGTATATCTTATACTGCTTAATTCCAATGATCAAGCTAACATTGGACAATGAATTGATGGGGATTAGGCAGATGGGAATCAACATCTCCTAGGATGATTATATCCTATTTAATCTCCTTTGGGCACTAAATGGCATTAGGTGCCTCACCATTCAGTGGCTGATAATATCCCTTTGGTTTCTGTTCAAATTACAGTTCCGATGCTGTTACTGATGTAATTGTAAATAAACCTTTAggtttcaatattttttttatctttttattttcttatagTATCTGAAAACTTGAaattttgggttttatggttttgtccgattttttcctttttataaatATAGTAAAGCATTCTTCTTTGATCTACCATGAGTCTGTAACTTTCATCCTTAATTTTGGGCCTTATGATTGTCTCTAATTTTGGCCTTTTATGTTGTAAATTTTTCTTTAAGTTCTTTGATGCAGATCAGAACTTGCTTCTGAGATCTAGCCCCTATTTGGATTTTGGAAAGAATGAGGGAAAGGGAATAAGAGGGCTTTAAAAGTGCTTCATTGTTCAATGAGACAATTCagttttaaaaattcatttttttcaacattttcgtttcttttattctcatttGTTGAGAGATCCAAACAAAGTTTTGGTCTTTTAGGGAccgtttagttgtggaaaactttttccattttcaaatttttagttttccaaaaaatttataaaaattttagattattttgaaattttcaagattcgcattaaaaaggtagaaaataaagagtatgtttaaatgtgcaaaacaaattttcattttttattttaagatttCGTAATAATCACtaaaaagacaacttgttttccaatttttcctGATTTTATGTAAGTTAACATTTGGAATCATGGATTTTGaagtttgaatttggatttgtttaaatttagaagaaactctatttataatccacacaaattaaagtccatTATCGGGATCCCATGCTCCTATATGCAAAGTAAGAGTTCGAAATTTAGAAAGAGaatgaaaagatgttttccagcttttatatataaatttggaaaacaagatgtcatttttgtaattatttgaaaaattaaaaatgaaaaataaaactattttcacaagtaAACAGTGCCAAAATTGTTTTTTGTTGATCATTTATCccatacaaatgttttaaaaatgaaaaataagctAACTTTTTGTAGGTTTTTGttggaaaattaaaatgaaaaataaagattattttcTACAACTAAATGAGCTTTTAACTTTGTGGTCTCTTTCTTGCACCATATTTTGTATTACTTTGATCTCTGTTCTTCGAGTATACTAGCCATGGGCACACACTGTGTGTGCTCCACAATAAATTTTTTAAGGGAGATAATTGGAGAGTTAGAGATAATGTTGTCAATTGTTCTTCAAATAATATAAATGTACTAATTAGccattaattgattttttttttttcaattctaaaCTTATAGGAGAAGGGCTTTTTGGCAACATTGAGGGAAAATGATGTAGGTTGAGAATTGTATCCTCTTCCCATAATTAGTAGTATATATTTGATTTCTTTTCACACTTTAATAAGTATAGTTTGCTTAATATCTGGTAAGATACTTCTTTTTGTGTGATTGAAATTTGATGtatggtttttgtttttgtttggatactcaagtagatttaacatgaagcatatatttgatTAAATGCATGTCTTGAATCAGCATGTAACCTGCATTTTTTAGGTTAGTTTGGCTCTGGGTTCTTGAGTGCAGAAGTCAGCTGAGCTAAATTGGCTTCTTGACAGAGGATTGAGGTTTGATTGAAGAGGTTTATTAATAAATTGAAATGATGTCAAGTGATGGAAACACACATTGGTGTCACCAATGCACACAACCTGTTCGGCTTCGAGGACGAGATGTAGTCTGCCCATATTGCAGTGGTGGCTTTGTGGAAGAACTTAATGAGGTTGGGGGCTTTGGGCTGCCACAAAATATCTTTGGATTTGATTCAGAAGATGCTTTTGAACGAGGACTTCCGGAAGATTTTTCTGCATATATGAGGCCTTCTAATCAGCGAAGGGCTGGACTTATGGCAGCTTTTGAGGCTTTTTTGAGGAATAGAATTGCTGAGAATAGAGGGAATTCTGGTTTGATTGAGAATAGAGGGGGTTCTGGTTTTGTACCTGATCGCACTACCCGATTGGGTTCTTCCCGTCCATGGCTCCTGGTCCATGGCCAAATCCCTGTTCGGATGTCTGACAATAGTGGAATTGAAATCCTTTTTAGTGGTCGTGGGAATGGGCAGAATCAGAATCGAGTTGTGAGTGCAGATGACTTTTTTATGGACCCATTACTGCATGAACTGCTTCAGCATCTTTCCATGAATGACCGTCAAGGCCCACCCCCAGCATCTCAATCTTCAATAGATGCAATGCCCACCATTAACATCACACACGGTCACCTTCGCACTGATTCTCACTGCCCTGTTTGTAAAGATAGATTTGAGTTGGGCACAGAAGCAAGGCAGATGCCATGTAACCATATATATCATTCGGA
This region includes:
- the LOC131148594 gene encoding probable E3 ubiquitin-protein ligase RHC1A encodes the protein MMSSDGNTHWCHQCTQPVRLRGRDVVCPYCSGGFVEELNEVGGFGLPQNIFGFDSEDAFERGLPEDFSAYMRPSNQRRAGLMAAFEAFLRNRIAENRGNSGLIENRGGSGFVPDRTTRLGSSRPWLLVHGQIPVRMSDNSGIEILFSGRGNGQNQNRVVSADDFFMDPLLHELLQHLSMNDRQGPPPASQSSIDAMPTINITHGHLRTDSHCPVCKDRFELGTEARQMPCNHIYHSDCITPWLVQHNSCPVCRQELPLNGSSNTRGYPSSSRGSRSSSNGSSTSSRENTGQNQGRRNPLSFLWPFRSSSPNTEHYEETGGSHSSTPTYEQSNEMGYGWRFDY